From Astyanax mexicanus isolate ESR-SI-001 chromosome 11, AstMex3_surface, whole genome shotgun sequence, the proteins below share one genomic window:
- the arhgap20 gene encoding rho GTPase-activating protein 20 isoform X1, which translates to MEPVYGSRSRALSCGEFCHSNNVKPFSQRRLSAPSLLLNKALTKTSPASNECVSDISPASCAMMQSLLGPRRKLVCHGVAQLQAGLQTQERYLFLFSDIFIISKAKSSSQVKQKACVRLCDMWTASCLEDVCEGTTSPDTSFVIGWPTYNCVATFRTAYQKERWLSLLQSHIREEKELDHPKVIPLKIYAKDTGHCAHAKALSVRNTDCTSDVIKAALQRFGLPGSLKDFQLWVNSSMDEAPYPLIGHEFPYSIKMSHIRALQQNTAETQHQHQMAVLSDDSHCQFILKPRRTDHPHRLTEEQRSRRKVLLLTWPFRRSSTVELDGPFQSSFSPDSAPGQLFGKPLSEITAGHTLPTPIKDMLICLCNEGAATCGIFRRSAGVKACRELRRKLDSGNPDMSQESALVIAAVFKEFLRNISGSVLCEHLYDQWLKAVESPVKRGNVQDEERETQKGRVQEMQRLVQLLPEENRLLLKHTIAMLHCVQNHSDVNQMNSSNLAVCIAPSLLWSNSSLTQREDTKKVCDLVCFLIDNCHSVFGEDITALTELSLDSGGTFNSAGSLRHMSDSCYDSLENELNAELEDISSTQRIKGNTLSRDSLISLSDCDLDQSEPDAKLDPLPLARIRTFTPAVRQPRPHKSRSKSSSEPALVGNAFSSLGRGHEARKASLDSSILRDELKDEFDQEDVFLDNGFRNLQMDYRGVRVSNHRQQNQPQMRLDPTGSSLSSSVTSSSSISSMDSSLDSVFSQSIDFSGPYSDLLASTQAFSPKRQSNGLLQKNLQSIAQENLSKGNQRLSQEPDINSTSGGFCVKHLSCRASKPPSYQEALKSLNRSPPTQISTNSRTNTNQLLPTQTYLHASSILPLHGGKDLFYRGPTMEPQNPSNLQTVSTNPFEMAIHSSNGTPNLDPQTASEVPPPQSVFFGQSCRLMMQISRPLFQATKPGPSVSLSERTNGQGSYFSPRDNFQNCFLKAASNRLSAVRRLEEHTSGPYSGKWCEDQKLRLHPEESYV; encoded by the exons ATGGAGCCTGTGTATGGGTCCAGGAGCAGAGCCCTAAGCTGTGGCGAATTCTGTCATTCTAAT aaTGTGAAGCCCTTCTCTCAGCGCAGGCTGTCCGCTCCCTCTCTTCTTCTCAATAAAGCTTTGACAAAGACCAGCCCTGCAAG CAATGAGTGTGTGTCTGACATTAGTCCCGCCTCCTGTGCCATGATGCAGTCTCTGCTGGGCCCCAGGCGGAAGCTGGTTTGTCATGgcgtggcgcagctgcaggcaGGGCTTCAGACCCAGGAGCGCTACCTCTTCCTCTTCAGCGACATCTTCATCATCAGCAAGGCTAA ATCAAGTTCTCAGGTAAAGCAGAAGGCATGTGTGCGTCTGTGTGACATGTGGACGGCCAGCTGCCTGGAAGATGTGTGTGAGGGCACCACCAGTCCAGACACCAGCTTCGTCATAGGCTGGCCCACATACAACTGTGTGGCTACTTTCAG AACCGCTTATCAGAAAGAGAGGTGGCTCTCCCTGCTTCAAAG CCATATACGCGAGGAGAAGGAGCTTGATCACCCGAAGGTCATACCACTGAAGATATACGCTAAGGATACTGGACACTGTGCTCAC GCCAAAGCTCTCTCTGTCAGGAATACAGACTGTACCTCTGATGTTATCAAGGCAGCGCTACAGAGGTTTGGACTACCG GGTAGTTTGAAGGACTTTCAGCTGTGGGTGAACTCCAGTATGGATGAGGCACCCTACCCTCTGATTG GTCACGAGTTCCCATACAGTATAAAGATGAGCCACATCCGAGCCCTGCAGCAGAACACTGCGGAGACTCAGCACCAGCACCAGATGGCGGTGTTGTCTGATGATTCACATTGTCAGTTTATCCTCAAGCCTCGTAGGACAGACCACCCCCACAGACTCACAG aagagCAGAGGAGTAGGAGGAAGGTGCTGTTGCTGACCTGGCCCTTTAGACGGAGCTCCACAGTAGAACTGGACGGCCCATTTCAATCCTCCTTTTCTCCTGACTCTGCCCCGGGTCAGCTGTTTGGAAAACCACTGAGTGAAATAACTGCAGGCCACACCCTTCCTACACCCATTAAG gacATGCTGATATGTTTATGTAATGAGGGGGCGGCGACCTGTGGAATATTCCGACGCTCTGCTGGGGTAAAGGCCTGCAGGGAGCTGAGAAGGAAGCTTGACTCTGGTAATCCTGACATGAGCCAGGAGTCTGCATTGGTGATTGCTGCTGTTTTTAAG GAGTTCCTGCGGAACATTTCAGGCAGTGTTCTGTGTGAACATCTGTATGACCAGTGGCTTAAAGCAGTGGAGAGCCCTGTGAAGAGAGGAAACGTGCAGGACGAGGAGAGAGAAACACAAAAGGGCAGAGTACAGGAAATGCAAAG GCTGGTCCAGCTGCTACCTGAGGAGAACCGGCTGTTGCTGAAACACACAATAGCGATGCTCCACTGCGTCCAGAATCACTCTGATGTCAACCAGATGAACTCCTCTAACCTGGCTGTGTGTATAGCCCCGAGTCTGCTGTGGAGTAACTCTTCACTCACTCAGCGAGAGGACACCAAGAAG GTTTGTGACCTTGTTTGCTTTTTGATTGACAACTGCCACTCTGTGTTTGGGGAGGACATCACAGCCCTTACAGAGCTTTCTCTTGACAGCGGAGGAACCTTCAACTCTG CAGGGTCTTTGAGGCACATGTCGGACTCCTGCTATGACAGTTTGGAGAACGAGCTAAATGCTGAACTGGAGGACATCTCCTCAACCCAACGCATTAAAGGCAACACGCTTAGCAGGGATTCGCTCATTTCTCTGAGTGACTGCGACCTTGATCAATCGGAACCTGATGCAAAACTTGACCCCCTGCCACTCGCTCGAATTAGGACGTTTACGCCTGCTGTGCGCCAGCCTCGTCCTCATAAATCACGATCTAAATCAAGTTCTGAGCCAGCCTTGGTGGGCAATGCCTTCTCTAGTCTAGGTAGGGGACATGAGGCTCGCAAGGCGAGTCTTGATAGCAGCATCCTGCGAGATGAGCTAAAAGATGAGTTTGATCAAGAGGACGTGTTCCTTGATAACGGCTTTCGAAACCTGCAAATGGACTACAGAGGGGTTAGAGTCAGCAACCACAGACAACAAAATCAGCCTCAGATGAGACTGGATCCCACTGGCTCCAGTTTGTCATCCTCAGTGACTTCTTCCTCATCCATAAGCTCAATGGACAGCTCTTTGGACAGTGTTTTCTCACAAAGTATTGATTTCAGTGGTCCCTATTCAGATCTCCTTGCCTCCACCCAGGCTTTTTCACCTAAGAGGCAGTCTAATGGCCTTTTGCAGAAGAATCTCCAGAGTATAGCACAAGAAAACCTGTCAAAAGGGAACCAGCGTTTGTCGCAAGAGCCAGACATCAATTCCACAAGTGGTGGCTTTTGTGTCAAGCACCTTTCTTGCAGGGCCAGCAAACCTCCATCTTACCAGGAGGCTTTAAAGTCACTCAACAGGAGCCCTCCAACACAAATATCCACAAATAGCCGCACAAACACCAACCAATTATTACCAACACAAACCTACTTGCATGCATCATCCATCCTGCCCCTACATGGGGGTAAAGACCTTTTTTACAGAGGTCCAACGATGGAACCTCAGAATCCCTCAAATCTTCAAACTGTGAGCACTAACCCCTTCGAGATGGCTATACACTCAAGCAATGGCACTCCAAATCTAGACCCCCAGACAGCCAGTGAGGTCCCACCACCACAAAGTGTGTTTTTTGGACAGAGCTGCAGACTGATGATGCAAATATCCAGGCCTCTATTTCAGGCAACAAAACCTGgtccttctgtctctctgtctgagaGGACAAATGGACAGGGTTCTTATTTCTCTCCCAGAGACAATTTCCAGAACTGCTTTCTGAAGGCAGCCTCTAACAGACTGAGTGCGGTCAGGAGGTTGGAGGAGCACACCAGTGGACCTTATAGTGGTAAATGGTGTGAGGACCAGAAACTTAGGCTCCACCCAGAGGAGTCGTATGTGTGA
- the arhgap20 gene encoding rho GTPase-activating protein 20 isoform X2, whose product MEPVYGSRSRALSCGEFCHSNNVKPFSQRRLSAPSLLLNKALTKTSPASNECVSDISPASCAMMQSLLGPRRKLVCHGVAQLQAGLQTQERYLFLFSDIFIISKAKSSSQVKQKACVRLCDMWTASCLEDVCEGTTSPDTSFVIGWPTYNCVATFRTAYQKERWLSLLQSHIREEKELDHPKVIPLKIYAKDTGHCAHAKALSVRNTDCTSDVIKAALQRFGLPGSLKDFQLWVNSSMDEAPYPLIGHEFPYSIKMSHIRALQQNTAETQHQHQMAVLSDDSHCQFILKPRRTDHPHRLTEEQRSRRKVLLLTWPFRRSSTVELDGPFQSSFSPDSAPGQLFGKPLSEITAGHTLPTPIKDMLICLCNEGAATCGIFRRSAGVKACRELRRKLDSGNPDMSQESALVIAAVFKEFLRNISGSVLCEHLYDQWLKAVESPVKRGNVQDEERETQKGRVQEMQRLVQLLPEENRLLLKHTIAMLHCVQNHSDVNQMNSSNLAVCIAPSLLWSNSSLTQREDTKKVCDLVCFLIDNCHSVFGEDITALTELSLDSGGTFNSGSLRHMSDSCYDSLENELNAELEDISSTQRIKGNTLSRDSLISLSDCDLDQSEPDAKLDPLPLARIRTFTPAVRQPRPHKSRSKSSSEPALVGNAFSSLGRGHEARKASLDSSILRDELKDEFDQEDVFLDNGFRNLQMDYRGVRVSNHRQQNQPQMRLDPTGSSLSSSVTSSSSISSMDSSLDSVFSQSIDFSGPYSDLLASTQAFSPKRQSNGLLQKNLQSIAQENLSKGNQRLSQEPDINSTSGGFCVKHLSCRASKPPSYQEALKSLNRSPPTQISTNSRTNTNQLLPTQTYLHASSILPLHGGKDLFYRGPTMEPQNPSNLQTVSTNPFEMAIHSSNGTPNLDPQTASEVPPPQSVFFGQSCRLMMQISRPLFQATKPGPSVSLSERTNGQGSYFSPRDNFQNCFLKAASNRLSAVRRLEEHTSGPYSGKWCEDQKLRLHPEESYV is encoded by the exons ATGGAGCCTGTGTATGGGTCCAGGAGCAGAGCCCTAAGCTGTGGCGAATTCTGTCATTCTAAT aaTGTGAAGCCCTTCTCTCAGCGCAGGCTGTCCGCTCCCTCTCTTCTTCTCAATAAAGCTTTGACAAAGACCAGCCCTGCAAG CAATGAGTGTGTGTCTGACATTAGTCCCGCCTCCTGTGCCATGATGCAGTCTCTGCTGGGCCCCAGGCGGAAGCTGGTTTGTCATGgcgtggcgcagctgcaggcaGGGCTTCAGACCCAGGAGCGCTACCTCTTCCTCTTCAGCGACATCTTCATCATCAGCAAGGCTAA ATCAAGTTCTCAGGTAAAGCAGAAGGCATGTGTGCGTCTGTGTGACATGTGGACGGCCAGCTGCCTGGAAGATGTGTGTGAGGGCACCACCAGTCCAGACACCAGCTTCGTCATAGGCTGGCCCACATACAACTGTGTGGCTACTTTCAG AACCGCTTATCAGAAAGAGAGGTGGCTCTCCCTGCTTCAAAG CCATATACGCGAGGAGAAGGAGCTTGATCACCCGAAGGTCATACCACTGAAGATATACGCTAAGGATACTGGACACTGTGCTCAC GCCAAAGCTCTCTCTGTCAGGAATACAGACTGTACCTCTGATGTTATCAAGGCAGCGCTACAGAGGTTTGGACTACCG GGTAGTTTGAAGGACTTTCAGCTGTGGGTGAACTCCAGTATGGATGAGGCACCCTACCCTCTGATTG GTCACGAGTTCCCATACAGTATAAAGATGAGCCACATCCGAGCCCTGCAGCAGAACACTGCGGAGACTCAGCACCAGCACCAGATGGCGGTGTTGTCTGATGATTCACATTGTCAGTTTATCCTCAAGCCTCGTAGGACAGACCACCCCCACAGACTCACAG aagagCAGAGGAGTAGGAGGAAGGTGCTGTTGCTGACCTGGCCCTTTAGACGGAGCTCCACAGTAGAACTGGACGGCCCATTTCAATCCTCCTTTTCTCCTGACTCTGCCCCGGGTCAGCTGTTTGGAAAACCACTGAGTGAAATAACTGCAGGCCACACCCTTCCTACACCCATTAAG gacATGCTGATATGTTTATGTAATGAGGGGGCGGCGACCTGTGGAATATTCCGACGCTCTGCTGGGGTAAAGGCCTGCAGGGAGCTGAGAAGGAAGCTTGACTCTGGTAATCCTGACATGAGCCAGGAGTCTGCATTGGTGATTGCTGCTGTTTTTAAG GAGTTCCTGCGGAACATTTCAGGCAGTGTTCTGTGTGAACATCTGTATGACCAGTGGCTTAAAGCAGTGGAGAGCCCTGTGAAGAGAGGAAACGTGCAGGACGAGGAGAGAGAAACACAAAAGGGCAGAGTACAGGAAATGCAAAG GCTGGTCCAGCTGCTACCTGAGGAGAACCGGCTGTTGCTGAAACACACAATAGCGATGCTCCACTGCGTCCAGAATCACTCTGATGTCAACCAGATGAACTCCTCTAACCTGGCTGTGTGTATAGCCCCGAGTCTGCTGTGGAGTAACTCTTCACTCACTCAGCGAGAGGACACCAAGAAG GTTTGTGACCTTGTTTGCTTTTTGATTGACAACTGCCACTCTGTGTTTGGGGAGGACATCACAGCCCTTACAGAGCTTTCTCTTGACAGCGGAGGAACCTTCAACTCTG GGTCTTTGAGGCACATGTCGGACTCCTGCTATGACAGTTTGGAGAACGAGCTAAATGCTGAACTGGAGGACATCTCCTCAACCCAACGCATTAAAGGCAACACGCTTAGCAGGGATTCGCTCATTTCTCTGAGTGACTGCGACCTTGATCAATCGGAACCTGATGCAAAACTTGACCCCCTGCCACTCGCTCGAATTAGGACGTTTACGCCTGCTGTGCGCCAGCCTCGTCCTCATAAATCACGATCTAAATCAAGTTCTGAGCCAGCCTTGGTGGGCAATGCCTTCTCTAGTCTAGGTAGGGGACATGAGGCTCGCAAGGCGAGTCTTGATAGCAGCATCCTGCGAGATGAGCTAAAAGATGAGTTTGATCAAGAGGACGTGTTCCTTGATAACGGCTTTCGAAACCTGCAAATGGACTACAGAGGGGTTAGAGTCAGCAACCACAGACAACAAAATCAGCCTCAGATGAGACTGGATCCCACTGGCTCCAGTTTGTCATCCTCAGTGACTTCTTCCTCATCCATAAGCTCAATGGACAGCTCTTTGGACAGTGTTTTCTCACAAAGTATTGATTTCAGTGGTCCCTATTCAGATCTCCTTGCCTCCACCCAGGCTTTTTCACCTAAGAGGCAGTCTAATGGCCTTTTGCAGAAGAATCTCCAGAGTATAGCACAAGAAAACCTGTCAAAAGGGAACCAGCGTTTGTCGCAAGAGCCAGACATCAATTCCACAAGTGGTGGCTTTTGTGTCAAGCACCTTTCTTGCAGGGCCAGCAAACCTCCATCTTACCAGGAGGCTTTAAAGTCACTCAACAGGAGCCCTCCAACACAAATATCCACAAATAGCCGCACAAACACCAACCAATTATTACCAACACAAACCTACTTGCATGCATCATCCATCCTGCCCCTACATGGGGGTAAAGACCTTTTTTACAGAGGTCCAACGATGGAACCTCAGAATCCCTCAAATCTTCAAACTGTGAGCACTAACCCCTTCGAGATGGCTATACACTCAAGCAATGGCACTCCAAATCTAGACCCCCAGACAGCCAGTGAGGTCCCACCACCACAAAGTGTGTTTTTTGGACAGAGCTGCAGACTGATGATGCAAATATCCAGGCCTCTATTTCAGGCAACAAAACCTGgtccttctgtctctctgtctgagaGGACAAATGGACAGGGTTCTTATTTCTCTCCCAGAGACAATTTCCAGAACTGCTTTCTGAAGGCAGCCTCTAACAGACTGAGTGCGGTCAGGAGGTTGGAGGAGCACACCAGTGGACCTTATAGTGGTAAATGGTGTGAGGACCAGAAACTTAGGCTCCACCCAGAGGAGTCGTATGTGTGA
- the arhgap20 gene encoding rho GTPase-activating protein 20 isoform X3, which translates to MKLFRQHGSPDQRAELTNVKPFSQRRLSAPSLLLNKALTKTSPASNECVSDISPASCAMMQSLLGPRRKLVCHGVAQLQAGLQTQERYLFLFSDIFIISKAKSSSQVKQKACVRLCDMWTASCLEDVCEGTTSPDTSFVIGWPTYNCVATFRTAYQKERWLSLLQSHIREEKELDHPKVIPLKIYAKDTGHCAHAKALSVRNTDCTSDVIKAALQRFGLPGSLKDFQLWVNSSMDEAPYPLIGHEFPYSIKMSHIRALQQNTAETQHQHQMAVLSDDSHCQFILKPRRTDHPHRLTEEQRSRRKVLLLTWPFRRSSTVELDGPFQSSFSPDSAPGQLFGKPLSEITAGHTLPTPIKDMLICLCNEGAATCGIFRRSAGVKACRELRRKLDSGNPDMSQESALVIAAVFKEFLRNISGSVLCEHLYDQWLKAVESPVKRGNVQDEERETQKGRVQEMQRLVQLLPEENRLLLKHTIAMLHCVQNHSDVNQMNSSNLAVCIAPSLLWSNSSLTQREDTKKVCDLVCFLIDNCHSVFGEDITALTELSLDSGGTFNSAGSLRHMSDSCYDSLENELNAELEDISSTQRIKGNTLSRDSLISLSDCDLDQSEPDAKLDPLPLARIRTFTPAVRQPRPHKSRSKSSSEPALVGNAFSSLGRGHEARKASLDSSILRDELKDEFDQEDVFLDNGFRNLQMDYRGVRVSNHRQQNQPQMRLDPTGSSLSSSVTSSSSISSMDSSLDSVFSQSIDFSGPYSDLLASTQAFSPKRQSNGLLQKNLQSIAQENLSKGNQRLSQEPDINSTSGGFCVKHLSCRASKPPSYQEALKSLNRSPPTQISTNSRTNTNQLLPTQTYLHASSILPLHGGKDLFYRGPTMEPQNPSNLQTVSTNPFEMAIHSSNGTPNLDPQTASEVPPPQSVFFGQSCRLMMQISRPLFQATKPGPSVSLSERTNGQGSYFSPRDNFQNCFLKAASNRLSAVRRLEEHTSGPYSGKWCEDQKLRLHPEESYV; encoded by the exons ATGAAGCTTTTCAGACAGCATGGTAGCCCTGACCAGAGGGCAGAACTCACG aaTGTGAAGCCCTTCTCTCAGCGCAGGCTGTCCGCTCCCTCTCTTCTTCTCAATAAAGCTTTGACAAAGACCAGCCCTGCAAG CAATGAGTGTGTGTCTGACATTAGTCCCGCCTCCTGTGCCATGATGCAGTCTCTGCTGGGCCCCAGGCGGAAGCTGGTTTGTCATGgcgtggcgcagctgcaggcaGGGCTTCAGACCCAGGAGCGCTACCTCTTCCTCTTCAGCGACATCTTCATCATCAGCAAGGCTAA ATCAAGTTCTCAGGTAAAGCAGAAGGCATGTGTGCGTCTGTGTGACATGTGGACGGCCAGCTGCCTGGAAGATGTGTGTGAGGGCACCACCAGTCCAGACACCAGCTTCGTCATAGGCTGGCCCACATACAACTGTGTGGCTACTTTCAG AACCGCTTATCAGAAAGAGAGGTGGCTCTCCCTGCTTCAAAG CCATATACGCGAGGAGAAGGAGCTTGATCACCCGAAGGTCATACCACTGAAGATATACGCTAAGGATACTGGACACTGTGCTCAC GCCAAAGCTCTCTCTGTCAGGAATACAGACTGTACCTCTGATGTTATCAAGGCAGCGCTACAGAGGTTTGGACTACCG GGTAGTTTGAAGGACTTTCAGCTGTGGGTGAACTCCAGTATGGATGAGGCACCCTACCCTCTGATTG GTCACGAGTTCCCATACAGTATAAAGATGAGCCACATCCGAGCCCTGCAGCAGAACACTGCGGAGACTCAGCACCAGCACCAGATGGCGGTGTTGTCTGATGATTCACATTGTCAGTTTATCCTCAAGCCTCGTAGGACAGACCACCCCCACAGACTCACAG aagagCAGAGGAGTAGGAGGAAGGTGCTGTTGCTGACCTGGCCCTTTAGACGGAGCTCCACAGTAGAACTGGACGGCCCATTTCAATCCTCCTTTTCTCCTGACTCTGCCCCGGGTCAGCTGTTTGGAAAACCACTGAGTGAAATAACTGCAGGCCACACCCTTCCTACACCCATTAAG gacATGCTGATATGTTTATGTAATGAGGGGGCGGCGACCTGTGGAATATTCCGACGCTCTGCTGGGGTAAAGGCCTGCAGGGAGCTGAGAAGGAAGCTTGACTCTGGTAATCCTGACATGAGCCAGGAGTCTGCATTGGTGATTGCTGCTGTTTTTAAG GAGTTCCTGCGGAACATTTCAGGCAGTGTTCTGTGTGAACATCTGTATGACCAGTGGCTTAAAGCAGTGGAGAGCCCTGTGAAGAGAGGAAACGTGCAGGACGAGGAGAGAGAAACACAAAAGGGCAGAGTACAGGAAATGCAAAG GCTGGTCCAGCTGCTACCTGAGGAGAACCGGCTGTTGCTGAAACACACAATAGCGATGCTCCACTGCGTCCAGAATCACTCTGATGTCAACCAGATGAACTCCTCTAACCTGGCTGTGTGTATAGCCCCGAGTCTGCTGTGGAGTAACTCTTCACTCACTCAGCGAGAGGACACCAAGAAG GTTTGTGACCTTGTTTGCTTTTTGATTGACAACTGCCACTCTGTGTTTGGGGAGGACATCACAGCCCTTACAGAGCTTTCTCTTGACAGCGGAGGAACCTTCAACTCTG CAGGGTCTTTGAGGCACATGTCGGACTCCTGCTATGACAGTTTGGAGAACGAGCTAAATGCTGAACTGGAGGACATCTCCTCAACCCAACGCATTAAAGGCAACACGCTTAGCAGGGATTCGCTCATTTCTCTGAGTGACTGCGACCTTGATCAATCGGAACCTGATGCAAAACTTGACCCCCTGCCACTCGCTCGAATTAGGACGTTTACGCCTGCTGTGCGCCAGCCTCGTCCTCATAAATCACGATCTAAATCAAGTTCTGAGCCAGCCTTGGTGGGCAATGCCTTCTCTAGTCTAGGTAGGGGACATGAGGCTCGCAAGGCGAGTCTTGATAGCAGCATCCTGCGAGATGAGCTAAAAGATGAGTTTGATCAAGAGGACGTGTTCCTTGATAACGGCTTTCGAAACCTGCAAATGGACTACAGAGGGGTTAGAGTCAGCAACCACAGACAACAAAATCAGCCTCAGATGAGACTGGATCCCACTGGCTCCAGTTTGTCATCCTCAGTGACTTCTTCCTCATCCATAAGCTCAATGGACAGCTCTTTGGACAGTGTTTTCTCACAAAGTATTGATTTCAGTGGTCCCTATTCAGATCTCCTTGCCTCCACCCAGGCTTTTTCACCTAAGAGGCAGTCTAATGGCCTTTTGCAGAAGAATCTCCAGAGTATAGCACAAGAAAACCTGTCAAAAGGGAACCAGCGTTTGTCGCAAGAGCCAGACATCAATTCCACAAGTGGTGGCTTTTGTGTCAAGCACCTTTCTTGCAGGGCCAGCAAACCTCCATCTTACCAGGAGGCTTTAAAGTCACTCAACAGGAGCCCTCCAACACAAATATCCACAAATAGCCGCACAAACACCAACCAATTATTACCAACACAAACCTACTTGCATGCATCATCCATCCTGCCCCTACATGGGGGTAAAGACCTTTTTTACAGAGGTCCAACGATGGAACCTCAGAATCCCTCAAATCTTCAAACTGTGAGCACTAACCCCTTCGAGATGGCTATACACTCAAGCAATGGCACTCCAAATCTAGACCCCCAGACAGCCAGTGAGGTCCCACCACCACAAAGTGTGTTTTTTGGACAGAGCTGCAGACTGATGATGCAAATATCCAGGCCTCTATTTCAGGCAACAAAACCTGgtccttctgtctctctgtctgagaGGACAAATGGACAGGGTTCTTATTTCTCTCCCAGAGACAATTTCCAGAACTGCTTTCTGAAGGCAGCCTCTAACAGACTGAGTGCGGTCAGGAGGTTGGAGGAGCACACCAGTGGACCTTATAGTGGTAAATGGTGTGAGGACCAGAAACTTAGGCTCCACCCAGAGGAGTCGTATGTGTGA